A single genomic interval of Flavihumibacter rivuli harbors:
- a CDS encoding efflux RND transporter permease subunit, with the protein MGALENFTGKFKHFKPTTWSIKNKTSIYLLMIFVSLAGVFQFVTLPKEQFPDIVIPTIYVQTIYVGNSPKDIENLVSRPIEKQIKGITGAKIKKTTSTSQQDFSAIMVEFDTDVKTDVALQKVKDAVDKAKKDLPTDLTQEPTVLEVSFSEQPIMYVNVSGDYDLVRLKKYADDLKDRLEELPQINRVDLVGAPEREFQINVDNARMQASNITFDDIANAVARENLDISGGLLEVGNMKRNLQMKGQFKTAFDLEKVIVRNTSGAPIYLKDIAVIKDTVKEKESYARLNGKNVITLNIIKRAGENLIETSDDVKRITEDMRATVFPKDLSVVITGDQSKATRVSFNDLVNSIVIGFLLVLIILMFFMGVVNAFFVALSVPLSMFVAFLFLPAADLIIGSHVTLNFIVLFALLFGLGIIVDDAIVVIENTHRIFVEGRGKINSETSAMMAAGEVFIPVLAGTLTTLAPFFPLLFWPGIIGKFMVYLPAMLIFTLAASLVVAFIMNPVFAVDFMNHEEHEEAKSAIFRKKGFWIAVAFGVIFLLLGTFAGPSVPGATNMYYFWGNLLLVFVGMMVLNRFVLSDLIKGFQEKALPKLMNDYEKLLRWALKGWRPVYLLVATFGLLVFSLVFFMARKVPVVFFPQGDPNYVYVYLKLPVGTAVEYTDSVTTVLEKRVYKVLGMENGKENPIVESVISNVALGASDPMSGDRSTRPELGRVQVSFVEFEKRHGVSTRPYLDSIRAALKGIPGAELSVDQEQGGPPTEPPVNIEIASEDFDDLTKTSVALKNYLDSLQVPGVEELKMDVDLSNPEISLTIDRERALREGVSSAQIGMQIRTALFGREVSKIKDGEDEYKIQLRNDELQRKNLVDLLNMNIVFRDFASGGAIKRIPISSLVRVDYTSTLGSVKRKNNKRVITLRSNVLTGFTPTEVNQQIKGYIDDFQKKPDGVIIRQTGEGEQQAETGAFLGKALLIALMLILFILVLQFNSVSKPVIILTEIIFSVIGVLLGFAITGMEVSIVMTGIGIVGLAGIVVKNGILVIEFADELRSRGMKTREAVIQAGKTRIIPVLLTALAAILALIPLAIGFNINFITLFAEWNPHIFFGGDNAVFWKPLSWTIIFGLAFAFFMTLVIVPAMYLIAERLRRPMRRQFGGKWISMLGIPPLTLLFLVLIFWTMFKQKIAVRRRERKLAANASTPGYAAMTGSWY; encoded by the coding sequence ATGGGTGCTTTAGAAAATTTTACCGGTAAGTTTAAACATTTCAAACCTACCACCTGGAGTATCAAGAACAAGACCTCCATCTACCTGCTTATGATCTTCGTGAGCCTGGCCGGGGTGTTCCAGTTCGTGACACTCCCCAAGGAACAATTCCCGGATATTGTTATCCCTACGATATATGTCCAAACGATATATGTTGGTAATTCTCCCAAGGATATAGAGAACCTGGTGAGCCGTCCCATCGAGAAGCAGATCAAGGGGATCACCGGCGCGAAGATCAAGAAGACCACCAGTACTTCCCAACAGGATTTCAGCGCCATCATGGTTGAATTTGATACGGATGTAAAGACCGATGTGGCATTGCAGAAAGTAAAGGATGCGGTGGACAAGGCCAAGAAGGACCTGCCAACCGACCTTACCCAGGAGCCTACCGTATTGGAAGTAAGCTTCTCTGAGCAGCCGATCATGTACGTGAACGTGAGTGGTGATTACGACCTGGTGCGTTTGAAGAAATATGCTGATGACCTGAAGGACAGGCTGGAAGAATTGCCGCAGATCAACAGGGTTGACCTCGTTGGTGCCCCTGAGCGAGAGTTCCAGATCAATGTGGACAATGCACGGATGCAGGCTTCCAATATCACTTTTGACGATATTGCCAACGCCGTGGCGAGGGAAAACCTGGATATCTCGGGCGGCTTGCTCGAAGTAGGCAACATGAAGCGTAACCTGCAGATGAAGGGGCAGTTCAAAACGGCCTTCGACCTGGAGAAAGTGATCGTGCGAAATACGAGCGGAGCGCCTATCTACCTTAAGGATATTGCTGTGATCAAGGATACCGTGAAAGAGAAGGAAAGCTATGCCCGTCTCAATGGCAAGAACGTCATTACCCTGAATATCATCAAGCGTGCGGGTGAAAACCTGATCGAGACCTCTGATGATGTGAAGCGGATAACAGAAGACATGCGGGCCACCGTTTTCCCCAAGGACCTTAGCGTAGTGATCACGGGTGACCAGAGCAAGGCGACAAGGGTTTCCTTTAATGACCTCGTGAACTCTATCGTGATCGGCTTCCTTCTGGTACTGATCATCCTGATGTTCTTCATGGGGGTGGTGAATGCCTTCTTCGTGGCCCTTTCCGTGCCGCTGAGTATGTTCGTGGCCTTCCTCTTCCTGCCTGCCGCTGACCTGATCATCGGCAGCCATGTAACCCTGAACTTTATTGTGCTCTTTGCCCTCCTCTTCGGCCTGGGTATCATTGTGGATGATGCTATTGTGGTGATCGAGAATACCCACCGAATTTTCGTGGAAGGCCGCGGCAAGATAAATTCTGAAACATCAGCCATGATGGCCGCTGGTGAGGTCTTCATCCCCGTATTGGCGGGTACCCTCACCACCCTTGCGCCATTCTTTCCGCTCTTGTTCTGGCCCGGTATCATTGGTAAGTTCATGGTTTACCTGCCGGCGATGCTGATCTTCACCCTTGCGGCTTCACTGGTGGTGGCCTTCATCATGAACCCCGTATTTGCGGTGGATTTCATGAACCATGAAGAGCATGAGGAAGCCAAGTCGGCCATCTTCAGGAAGAAAGGATTCTGGATTGCCGTGGCATTTGGCGTGATCTTCCTCTTATTGGGAACATTCGCCGGGCCATCTGTTCCGGGTGCCACCAATATGTATTACTTCTGGGGTAACCTGTTACTGGTATTTGTTGGCATGATGGTGCTGAACCGTTTTGTGCTGAGTGACCTGATCAAGGGTTTCCAGGAAAAGGCCCTCCCCAAGTTGATGAACGATTATGAGAAACTCCTGCGTTGGGCGCTGAAGGGTTGGAGACCTGTTTACCTCCTGGTGGCAACATTTGGTTTGCTGGTATTCTCCCTGGTATTCTTCATGGCCCGCAAAGTGCCGGTGGTGTTCTTCCCGCAGGGGGATCCTAACTATGTATATGTTTACCTTAAACTGCCGGTTGGTACTGCAGTAGAGTATACCGATTCGGTGACCACTGTACTGGAAAAGCGGGTGTATAAGGTTTTGGGTATGGAGAACGGCAAGGAGAACCCGATCGTGGAATCGGTGATCTCTAACGTTGCCCTTGGTGCCAGTGATCCCATGAGTGGCGACAGGAGCACCCGTCCGGAACTGGGTCGCGTACAAGTTTCCTTCGTGGAGTTTGAAAAGCGCCACGGGGTTTCAACCCGTCCGTACCTTGATTCTATCAGGGCAGCCCTGAAAGGCATACCGGGAGCTGAATTGAGCGTTGACCAGGAGCAGGGCGGACCCCCAACCGAACCCCCGGTTAATATCGAGATCGCCAGTGAGGATTTCGATGACCTTACAAAGACTTCAGTGGCTTTGAAAAATTACCTGGATTCCTTGCAGGTTCCCGGGGTGGAGGAACTGAAGATGGATGTGGACCTGAGCAACCCTGAAATTTCGCTTACTATTGACCGTGAGCGTGCACTGAGGGAAGGTGTTTCTTCCGCGCAGATCGGGATGCAGATCCGTACCGCCCTCTTCGGTAGGGAAGTCTCCAAGATCAAGGATGGTGAGGATGAGTATAAGATCCAGTTGCGTAATGATGAGCTCCAAAGGAAGAACCTGGTTGACCTGCTGAATATGAATATCGTGTTCCGTGATTTCGCCAGTGGTGGCGCCATCAAACGCATCCCGATCAGTTCATTGGTGAGAGTGGATTATACCAGTACACTGGGTAGCGTGAAAAGGAAGAACAACAAGCGCGTGATCACCCTCCGTTCCAATGTATTGACAGGGTTCACCCCAACTGAAGTAAACCAACAGATCAAGGGCTACATTGATGATTTCCAGAAGAAGCCTGATGGAGTGATCATCAGGCAAACCGGTGAAGGGGAGCAGCAGGCTGAAACCGGAGCCTTCCTGGGTAAAGCATTGCTGATCGCCCTGATGTTGATCCTGTTCATCCTGGTACTGCAGTTCAACTCTGTAAGTAAGCCGGTGATCATCCTCACCGAGATCATATTCAGTGTGATCGGTGTACTGCTTGGCTTTGCCATTACCGGAATGGAAGTGAGTATCGTAATGACCGGTATCGGTATTGTAGGACTTGCCGGTATTGTGGTGAAGAATGGTATCCTGGTGATCGAGTTTGCTGATGAACTAAGGTCAAGGGGTATGAAAACAAGGGAAGCTGTGATCCAGGCAGGTAAGACCCGTATCATCCCTGTACTGTTAACGGCATTGGCAGCCATCCTGGCGTTGATCCCGCTGGCCATCGGTTTCAACATCAACTTCATTACCCTCTTTGCAGAATGGAACCCTCATATCTTCTTCGGTGGCGATAACGCGGTATTCTGGAAGCCATTGTCATGGACCATCATCTTTGGTCTGGCCTTTGCCTTCTTCATGACCCTGGTGATCGTACCAGCCATGTACCTGATCGCGGAACGTTTACGCAGGCCTATGCGCAGGCAGTTTGGTGGTAAATGGATCAGTATGTTGGGAATCCCGCCACTGACCCTGTTATTCCTGGTATTGATCTTCTGGACCATGTTCAAACAGAAGATAGCAGTGCGCAGGAGGGAACGTAAGCTTGCGGCCAACGCTTCAACACCAGGTTATGCTGCTATGACAGGCAGCTGGTATTAA
- a CDS encoding efflux RND transporter periplasmic adaptor subunit — protein MQAIMKQTTLWAFVLLLAACGSNQQDTNTVLQKKKQELAKLKADQTKLTETIANLEKEIIAIDPKSREEKPKLVTTTALSAAPFTHYIELQGKVDAENISYVTPRGMGGQVKAIYVKKGDVVAKGKLLLKIDDAVIRQQLATARTQLEYAKNLYNRQKNLWDQNIGTEVQLITAKNNVDQAERQIDILNEQLAMTNVYAEQGGIADEVNIRVGETFTGSPMAGIRIVNTSSLKVLAQVPENYLDRVKVGSKLMVNLPDINRTVASKVSVSGKLIDPNSRSFYIEAKLPYDKEFRPNQIANVRIEDYTVPSAITIPVNTLQNDEKGKYVLVAVKENGKLLARKRIVTVGELYGDKLEIHSGLQAGDQLITDGFQGLYDGQLISEGK, from the coding sequence ATGCAAGCGATCATGAAACAAACTACATTATGGGCCTTTGTACTGCTGCTCGCCGCCTGCGGTTCCAATCAACAGGATACCAATACTGTCCTGCAAAAGAAGAAGCAAGAATTGGCGAAGCTGAAAGCCGACCAAACCAAACTTACTGAGACCATTGCCAACCTGGAGAAGGAGATCATTGCAATTGATCCAAAATCAAGGGAGGAGAAGCCAAAACTGGTCACCACCACAGCATTATCAGCAGCACCTTTCACCCACTATATTGAGCTGCAGGGAAAGGTTGATGCAGAGAATATTTCCTATGTGACCCCTCGTGGTATGGGTGGACAGGTTAAAGCGATCTATGTAAAAAAGGGAGATGTTGTTGCAAAGGGTAAGCTGCTGCTGAAAATCGATGATGCCGTTATCCGCCAGCAACTGGCTACTGCCAGGACCCAGCTGGAATACGCGAAGAACCTCTATAACAGGCAGAAGAACCTTTGGGACCAGAATATCGGTACCGAAGTACAGCTGATCACTGCCAAGAATAATGTTGACCAGGCAGAACGCCAGATCGACATCCTGAATGAGCAGTTGGCCATGACCAATGTGTATGCTGAGCAGGGTGGCATTGCAGATGAAGTGAACATCAGGGTGGGTGAAACCTTCACAGGCTCACCGATGGCAGGCATACGTATCGTTAACACCAGCAGCCTGAAAGTATTGGCACAGGTTCCGGAGAACTACCTCGACAGGGTTAAGGTGGGAAGCAAACTGATGGTAAACCTGCCTGATATCAATAGAACGGTAGCATCCAAGGTAAGTGTTTCCGGTAAGCTGATCGATCCCAATAGCCGTTCTTTCTATATCGAAGCCAAATTGCCTTATGATAAGGAATTCAGGCCTAACCAGATCGCCAATGTGCGGATCGAGGACTATACCGTTCCAAGCGCCATTACCATTCCCGTGAACACTTTGCAGAACGATGAGAAAGGTAAGTATGTGCTGGTGGCAGTAAAGGAGAATGGAAAGCTGTTGGCCAGGAAGAGAATAGTGACGGTAGGTGAGTTGTATGGCGACAAGCTGGAGATCCATAGTGGCCTGCAGGCCGGTGACCAACTGATCACGGATGGGTTTCAGGGCTTGTATGATGGCCAGTTGATCAGTGAAGGTAAATAG
- a CDS encoding TolC family protein: MEKQSRWILILSAILSFVQAQAQEKQVHAFTARQCIEYAKQNNFEVKKVLEDIRIQEQVNREITASALPQINGNANMNYFPRVAVQSFPNFIAAATYGVLEAEGVRDGNGNPIKSPNDFGFVQAAFGTKWNSTIGVSLQQILFDGQVFVGLQARDAALAFARKNAELTEQDIAVNISKIYYQLLIAGKQVELYHDNIVRFEKLYHDTREIYKNGFGEKLDVDRVSVTLTNLRTDSIKLKTQLNNGFLGLKLLMGMPLTDSLILTEELTEELVKKDILEGAYDYKDRREYQLLEIGKELNQYNVKRYKMTYLPTVTLSGALNTATFRNQFDFFNPGGQWFANSNIGLSISVPIFDGFRRSSQIQQAKSELKKTEYNMELLKRSIDNDVANASNRMRDAILAVDAQRENMKLAEAVYEQTKKKYEQGLGSNTEINTAQTDLRTAQTNLFAALYDAAVAKIDYLKAIGKLY; this comes from the coding sequence ATGGAAAAACAAAGTAGGTGGATCTTAATCTTATCCGCGATCTTATCCTTTGTCCAGGCCCAAGCCCAGGAAAAGCAGGTGCATGCTTTTACTGCGAGACAGTGTATTGAATATGCGAAGCAGAACAACTTCGAGGTAAAGAAGGTATTGGAAGATATCAGGATACAGGAACAGGTGAACCGTGAAATAACGGCCAGTGCGCTGCCGCAGATCAATGGTAACGCCAACATGAATTATTTCCCGAGGGTAGCCGTGCAGAGCTTCCCCAACTTCATTGCCGCCGCCACATATGGTGTACTGGAGGCCGAAGGGGTGAGGGATGGTAATGGTAACCCTATCAAGTCGCCAAACGATTTCGGTTTTGTGCAGGCTGCCTTCGGTACCAAGTGGAACTCTACTATAGGGGTATCCCTCCAGCAGATCTTGTTTGATGGGCAGGTATTCGTAGGCCTGCAGGCAAGGGATGCGGCACTGGCCTTTGCCAGGAAGAATGCTGAACTGACCGAACAGGATATTGCCGTGAACATCAGTAAGATCTATTACCAGCTGCTGATTGCCGGAAAGCAGGTAGAACTGTATCATGACAATATCGTGCGCTTTGAGAAGCTGTACCACGATACCCGCGAGATCTATAAGAATGGTTTCGGTGAAAAGCTGGATGTAGACCGTGTGAGCGTAACCCTCACCAACCTCCGGACCGATTCCATCAAACTCAAGACCCAATTGAACAATGGTTTCCTTGGACTGAAGTTGCTGATGGGGATGCCGCTTACCGACAGCTTGATACTGACCGAAGAGCTTACCGAAGAACTGGTAAAAAAGGATATCCTGGAAGGAGCCTATGATTATAAGGACAGGAGGGAATACCAGTTGCTGGAGATCGGCAAGGAACTGAACCAGTACAATGTCAAGCGGTACAAAATGACCTACCTGCCTACTGTAACCCTCTCAGGGGCGCTGAATACCGCAACTTTCCGTAACCAGTTCGACTTCTTTAACCCGGGTGGACAATGGTTTGCCAACAGCAATATAGGCCTTTCCATATCTGTTCCCATCTTCGATGGCTTCCGCAGGAGTTCCCAGATCCAGCAGGCGAAGTCCGAGCTGAAGAAGACCGAGTACAATATGGAATTGCTCAAGCGCAGTATTGATAATGATGTGGCCAATGCGAGCAATAGGATGCGCGATGCGATCCTGGCAGTGGATGCCCAGCGGGAGAATATGAAACTGGCTGAGGCTGTTTATGAACAAACCAAGAAGAAATACGAGCAGGGACTTGGTTCCAATACAGAGATCAATACTGCCCAAACCGACTTGCGGACAGCCCAGACAAACTTGTTTGCTGCATTGTATGATGCGGCAGTGGCCAAGATCGATTACCTGAAGGCGATCGGTAAACTCTATTAA
- a CDS encoding TetR/AcrR family transcriptional regulator, with product MTELDQRLRIRDKARDLFMQYGIRTVSMDDIANAMGMSKKTLYQWFADKEELVFEVMKGQIEWSESACDSFRSVSANAIEELFRTMEMVEEMFANMNPSVLIDMQKYHPKAFGLFTRHKYSYIYNVIRENLIWGIKEELYRADIDVDIITNYRLACMLLPFDPSFMGKQKLSMAAIEQQITEHYLFGIATLKGHKLILKYKEKRHKSSLHGKTK from the coding sequence ATGACAGAACTAGACCAAAGATTACGCATTCGTGACAAGGCAAGGGACCTGTTCATGCAGTACGGGATCAGGACCGTGAGCATGGATGATATTGCCAACGCCATGGGCATGAGCAAGAAGACCCTTTACCAGTGGTTTGCTGATAAAGAGGAACTGGTATTTGAAGTAATGAAAGGGCAGATCGAATGGTCGGAGTCGGCCTGTGACAGTTTCAGGTCGGTTTCTGCCAATGCCATTGAAGAGCTGTTCAGGACCATGGAGATGGTGGAGGAGATGTTCGCCAATATGAATCCTTCTGTACTGATCGATATGCAGAAGTACCATCCCAAGGCCTTCGGGTTATTTACCCGCCATAAGTATAGCTACATCTACAATGTGATCAGGGAAAACCTTATATGGGGGATAAAGGAAGAGCTTTACCGTGCGGATATAGATGTTGATATCATTACGAACTACCGTCTTGCCTGTATGCTCCTGCCCTTCGACCCCAGCTTCATGGGTAAACAAAAATTATCCATGGCTGCCATTGAACAACAGATCACCGAACACTACCTGTTCGGTATTGCCACTTTGAAAGGCCACAAACTCATTTTGAAATACAAGGAAAAACGACATAAATCATCACTACATGGAAAAACAAAGTAG
- a CDS encoding DUF502 domain-containing protein, whose translation MTNKEITPLQKDGWRWKKVFQYFLQGLLVTAPVVITGYLIYWFITSIDNLVPIFQVEDPSGKIMTRNYGLGFIVIIAALIVVGYLSSNFITSRIFSLFDSWLERAPGVKFIYSSVKDFFEAFAGNKRKFNKPVAVSIFQPDVFQIGFITDEDASEFGFQDHITVYIPYSYSFAGQMYIVPRSKVRILEKVSAADAMKYVISGGVAEPEEEKDHGHG comes from the coding sequence ATGACAAACAAGGAAATTACACCGTTGCAGAAAGATGGCTGGCGCTGGAAAAAGGTTTTCCAGTATTTTTTACAGGGCCTGCTGGTTACTGCCCCGGTGGTCATCACCGGTTACCTGATCTATTGGTTCATCACCTCCATCGATAACCTGGTCCCCATTTTCCAGGTAGAGGACCCGAGTGGCAAGATCATGACCCGCAATTACGGGCTGGGCTTCATCGTGATCATCGCCGCCCTGATAGTGGTGGGCTACCTCAGCTCCAACTTCATCACCAGCCGCATCTTCAGCCTTTTCGACAGCTGGCTGGAACGCGCGCCGGGCGTGAAATTCATCTATTCATCGGTAAAGGATTTCTTTGAAGCCTTTGCCGGCAACAAGCGCAAGTTCAATAAGCCGGTCGCTGTCAGCATCTTCCAGCCCGATGTATTCCAGATAGGGTTCATTACGGACGAGGATGCTTCCGAATTCGGCTTCCAGGACCATATCACTGTTTATATCCCCTACTCCTACTCATTCGCCGGACAGATGTACATTGTACCACGCAGCAAGGTCAGGATCCTTGAAAAGGTGAGTGCCGCAGACGCCATGAAATATGTGATCTCAGGCGGAGTGGCCGAACCCGAAGAGGAAAAGGACCACGGCCATGGATGA
- a CDS encoding zinc dependent phospholipase C family protein, whose translation MRQLLLILSCLCWQQPLYCWGFYAHRVINEYAVYLLPPEMLALYLPMVGYLREHATDADKRRYIVKVEAPRHYIDMDHYGSYPYPELPRRWQDAVEKYSIDSLYAHGIVPWRILEVQRSLTEAFQQKNARAILKLSADLGHYIGDAHVPLHTSSNHNGQKTNQHGIHGFWESRLPELYAEKEWDFLMDKAGYIRKPADRVWRIVLESAQAVDSVLGIEARLTARTPADQKFAYEWRNQQLLRQYSTLFSASYNKALNGMVERRMREAIHTVASFWYTAWVNAGQPRLTGLANGLGTEMDGVLDSLDLQWKNAHTNGRICED comes from the coding sequence ATGAGACAACTACTATTAATACTGTCCTGCCTTTGCTGGCAGCAACCTCTTTATTGCTGGGGCTTCTATGCCCACCGGGTGATCAATGAATATGCAGTGTACCTGCTTCCGCCCGAAATGCTGGCCCTCTACCTGCCTATGGTGGGCTACCTGCGGGAGCATGCTACGGATGCGGACAAGCGGCGCTACATCGTAAAAGTGGAAGCACCCCGGCATTATATTGACATGGACCATTATGGCAGCTATCCTTACCCGGAACTGCCCAGGAGATGGCAGGATGCCGTGGAGAAATACAGCATTGATTCCCTCTATGCGCATGGCATAGTACCCTGGCGCATCCTCGAGGTCCAGCGGTCGCTCACAGAGGCCTTCCAGCAAAAGAATGCCAGGGCCATATTGAAACTTTCGGCGGACCTGGGCCATTATATCGGCGATGCCCATGTACCCCTGCATACTTCCTCCAACCATAATGGCCAAAAGACCAACCAGCACGGGATCCATGGCTTCTGGGAAAGCAGGTTACCCGAATTGTATGCCGAAAAGGAATGGGATTTCCTGATGGACAAGGCCGGCTATATCCGCAAGCCGGCGGATAGGGTCTGGAGGATCGTGCTGGAAAGCGCGCAGGCAGTCGATTCCGTCCTGGGTATAGAGGCGCGGTTGACCGCCCGGACCCCGGCAGACCAGAAGTTTGCCTATGAGTGGCGCAACCAGCAACTGTTGCGGCAGTATTCCACCCTGTTCAGCGCCAGCTACAACAAAGCACTCAACGGGATGGTGGAGAGGAGGATGCGTGAAGCCATCCATACCGTGGCCTCCTTCTGGTACACGGCATGGGTAAATGCCGGCCAGCCCAGGCTGACCGGCCTTGCCAATGGATTGGGAACCGAAATGGATGGGGTACTTGACTCCCTTGATTTACAATGGAAAAATGCCCATACCAATGGACGGATATGTGAGGATTAA
- the serC gene encoding 3-phosphoserine/phosphohydroxythreonine transaminase yields the protein MIHNFNAGPSILPREVFQQASEAILNFNNMGLSILEIGHRTDAFQAVMDEAQSLVKELMQLDANKEVLFLHGGASTQFFQVPMNLLDESQTAAYLDCGVWGSKAIKEAKLFGKVNVVGSSKEKGYTYIPKDYTIPASVAYFHYTTNNTVEGTEMHAIPETNVPLVADMSSDILSRAMDFNRFALIYAGAQKNIGAAGVNLVIVDPSILGKTNRTMPSMMDYREHIKNGSMLNTPPVFAVYVCMLTLRWLKQQGGVSAIEAINKKKASLLYDTLDSLPIFKPTVAKEDRSLMNAVFVMDDAELEKEFLATCKANGMYGVKGHRSVGGFRVSLYNALPYESVVVLTDLMKDFANKKG from the coding sequence GTGATCCATAATTTCAATGCCGGACCTTCCATCCTACCCAGGGAAGTGTTCCAGCAGGCCAGCGAGGCCATCCTTAACTTCAACAATATGGGACTTTCCATCCTGGAGATCGGCCACCGTACCGATGCCTTCCAGGCGGTTATGGATGAAGCACAGTCGCTCGTGAAGGAACTGATGCAGCTCGACGCCAACAAGGAAGTGCTTTTCCTGCATGGGGGTGCTTCCACCCAGTTCTTCCAGGTACCCATGAACCTGCTGGACGAAAGCCAGACAGCCGCCTATCTCGATTGCGGGGTTTGGGGCTCCAAGGCCATCAAGGAAGCAAAGCTCTTCGGCAAGGTAAACGTGGTAGGCAGTTCCAAGGAGAAGGGCTATACCTATATACCCAAGGATTACACCATACCTGCATCGGTCGCCTATTTCCACTACACCACCAATAACACCGTGGAGGGAACAGAAATGCACGCCATCCCTGAAACGAATGTACCACTGGTGGCTGACATGAGTTCGGATATCCTTAGCCGTGCGATGGATTTCAACCGTTTCGCCCTGATCTATGCCGGCGCGCAAAAAAACATTGGTGCCGCTGGGGTGAACCTGGTGATCGTAGACCCATCCATCCTTGGCAAAACCAACAGGACCATGCCCAGCATGATGGATTACCGCGAACACATCAAGAACGGCTCCATGCTGAATACACCACCCGTATTTGCCGTGTATGTATGTATGCTCACCCTGCGCTGGCTGAAGCAACAGGGAGGGGTAAGCGCTATTGAAGCCATCAACAAAAAGAAAGCCTCCTTACTGTATGATACACTCGACAGCCTGCCCATCTTCAAACCCACGGTGGCAAAGGAAGACAGGAGCCTGATGAATGCGGTATTCGTAATGGACGATGCAGAACTGGAAAAGGAATTCCTGGCAACCTGCAAAGCCAATGGCATGTATGGCGTAAAAGGACACCGCTCTGTAGGGGGCTTTAGGGTGAGCCTGTACAATGCACTGCCTTACGAAAGCGTGGTTGTACTCACCGACCTGATGAAAGATTTCGCAAACAAGAAAGGATAA
- a CDS encoding DUF1015 domain-containing protein codes for MAKISPFAALRPEPALAAAVAAPPYDVLNSAEAAEQAKGNPHSFLRVTKSEIDLPGIADIHTAEVYEKAKSNLKELIGNGTLLREAKPCYYIYELVMGGRHQTGLVAASSVDDYENDIIKKHEFTRPEKEQDRINHIRTSGAQTGNVFLAYRDVDEINQLIEDWKQRTPLYDFEAADGIHHRIWTVDDDNTIARISALFSEKVPYTYIADGHHRAASAAKVRKSLEAGYHDHANYFLTTLFPAGQLHIMDYNRLVKDLNGMGEADFLRALYNDFEVERMSAAFSPTRLHEFGLYLGGEWYKLTAKEGTYTEDPIGVLDVTILQNNVLDKLLGIKDPRTDKRIDFVGGIRGLGELEKRVNSGEMKAAFSLHPVSIQQLFDIADSGNVMPPKSTWFEPKLRDGLLTHLIYE; via the coding sequence ATGGCAAAAATTTCTCCATTCGCTGCATTACGCCCCGAGCCGGCACTGGCTGCTGCGGTAGCGGCACCACCATACGATGTATTGAACTCGGCCGAAGCTGCAGAGCAGGCAAAAGGCAACCCGCACAGTTTCCTGAGGGTGACCAAATCAGAGATCGACCTTCCCGGCATTGCCGATATCCATACTGCTGAGGTATATGAGAAGGCCAAGAGCAACCTGAAGGAACTGATCGGGAACGGCACCCTGTTGCGTGAAGCAAAGCCCTGTTATTATATCTATGAACTGGTGATGGGTGGCCGCCACCAGACCGGTTTGGTAGCCGCTTCTTCCGTTGATGACTATGAGAACGATATCATCAAGAAACATGAGTTTACCCGCCCCGAAAAGGAGCAGGACCGCATCAACCATATCCGTACCTCCGGCGCGCAGACCGGTAATGTATTCCTGGCCTACCGTGATGTTGACGAGATCAACCAGTTGATCGAGGATTGGAAACAACGTACACCCTTATACGATTTTGAAGCAGCAGATGGCATCCACCACCGTATCTGGACAGTGGATGATGACAATACCATAGCACGCATCAGTGCATTGTTTAGCGAGAAAGTACCCTACACCTATATCGCAGATGGCCACCACCGTGCCGCATCTGCCGCCAAGGTGAGAAAGTCGCTGGAAGCAGGATATCACGACCATGCCAATTATTTCCTTACTACCCTGTTCCCTGCCGGGCAGTTGCATATCATGGACTACAACAGGCTGGTTAAGGACCTCAATGGCATGGGCGAAGCGGACTTCCTTCGTGCGTTGTACAACGACTTCGAAGTGGAAAGGATGAGTGCAGCCTTCTCCCCCACCCGTTTGCATGAATTCGGGCTTTACCTGGGCGGGGAATGGTACAAGCTCACTGCGAAGGAAGGCACTTATACCGAAGACCCGATCGGTGTACTGGATGTAACCATCCTGCAGAACAATGTCCTGGACAAATTGCTGGGCATTAAGGATCCGCGGACCGATAAGCGCATCGATTTTGTGGGCGGGATCCGTGGACTGGGTGAACTGGAGAAAAGGGTGAATAGTGGCGAAATGAAGGCCGCCTTCAGCCTGCATCCCGTAAGCATCCAGCAGCTCTTCGATATTGCTGACAGTGGCAATGTGATGCCCCCGAAAAGTACCTGGTTCGAGCCTAAGCTCAGGGACGGTTTGCTCACCCACCTGATCTACGAATAA